One segment of Leptodactylus fuscus isolate aLepFus1 chromosome 7, aLepFus1.hap2, whole genome shotgun sequence DNA contains the following:
- the LOC142213205 gene encoding uncharacterized protein LOC142213205, whose product MPNCIVRGCVRARKKSCPSIILHSFPREPEKIKQWLQQTGQYGSDIDNMVVKVFLGKVNDAYRMCSLHFTHDCYHYDGYRKTLKKNAVPTIFNIIKPATAPSTFPVSTNLPPLPGTSISSTEQLIPSAPPIENRKSSWSDTGRALQIVHPKLLSQPTIKQMTLVPVVPQGVFFQARGVRSSVNTQPTANSRCEATQMYSALPSVSQQSSAISEFIASPRGGKQEQLTPNTSASVIFVQKPSSLTRNPDLPLDTQLRSEATSSSNKLPSSTKPSGLIISLSSASSAVISTSGFDKSNSKPPTTPPVNIPLTVIGKSKPCPMTVLPISGTVPAVTQTPPTSGLTQNPPCTSVVHSPLKTPTPQTLIPGSEPASKKRKFSPNPIILPSPCINQPSDSTAKHYFVASSAPLIQPSSGSRLFLKPLMVDKGVNTDYSTNRRSCCIATDPMYRRRNARTQTKIYTKHRKIMCNLLVSSKQTKSSDLTVSPVSPEDVGFSDCSASTSSDDDSDPCDDVESVHLDLVKVEIFSDPEVDLSISSDIKLENHVKKETEDLLSPTDFKGSFTAPGLDSSNLKVEPNVKTEVDQSPISTPSQNIIDFVSQHLKIEKISSIPNKPVSPTSWETSAIQTDEEPEDPSDSSFYVNELSEDEDESFLVPSEGEDEDDVKQVFQDLDSPVENPVEEEKYIVFESCLKKLIMMIPCMSKSKCTSPLTQYRKETIGSYLSIEVRCRSGHTSLLWESQPRHGYEPLGNVLLSAAVLCSGSSFVKSQHMFKLLNVKSIDKASYYRHQSMYLYPAIRHHWREEQKAVIRSVQERPLCLAGDRQLDNPGFSAKYSIYSLMDVASKKICSLSVEPVTPQVTLEGLEKVGFQKAMGELQTMNAKVKMVVTDRSIAIQEILKDEYPGIAHKFDLWHLSKSIGNEVLMAAKHKDCEILYQWVEAIKNHIWWSSCTCCNNPDLLIQKWKSVIQHVANVHRWDSDSDCKACHHPPLPKEVVNNTNWLEEGSAAHEELKKIVENSNLLKDLKELSFLCHAGELEIYRTTCLKYRPKSLHFFVDSMVARTQLAALDHNRNVHRVKEVLKNASSKDELGTMTRSIDVSKGEKSWIIKALYEPTCQNFLFDIMNDVIALVKEEKTLS is encoded by the coding sequence ATGCCAAACTGCATTGTGCGCGGCTGTGTTCGTGCAAGGAAGAAGTCATGTCCTTCCATAATCCTTCATAGTTTTCCAAGAGAACCTGAAAAAATCAAGCAATGGCTGCAACAGACAGGACAATATGGCTCCGACATTGACAATATGGTTGTGAAAGTATTTCTGGGAAAAGTAAATGACGCGTATAGGATGTGTTCTTTACACTTCACACATGACTGTTACCACTATGATGGTTATCGGAAGACTTTAAAAAAGAATGCGGTTCCAACTATATTTAATATCATAAAGCCTGCTACAGCGCCATCAACATTTCCAGTATCTACAAATCTTCCGCCATTGCCGGGAACATCTATCTCTTCTACTGAGCAACTCATCCCTTCTGCTCCACCTATCGAGAACCGGAAATCATCTTGGTCGGATACAGGACGTGCATTGCAGATTGTTCATCCTAAGCTACTCTCACAACCCACCATTAAGCAAATGACTTTAGTTCCTGTGGTTCCTCAAGGTGTTTTTTTTCAAGCACGTGGCGTTAGATCATCAGTAAATACTCAACCGACTGCAAACTCTAGATGTGAGGCCACGCAAATGTATTCTGCTTTGCCTTCTGTTAGTCAGCAGTCATCTGCAATTTCTGAATTTATAGCATCACCCCGTGGTGGTAAGCAGGAACAGTTAACACCTAATACATCAGCCTCTGTGATATTTGTGCAGAAACCGTCTTCTCTTACGAGAAATCCTGACTTGCCTTTGGATACCCAGCTCAGGTCAGAAGCTACATCTTCAAGCAACAAACTTCCATCTTCCACCAAACCTTCTGGTCTGATAATATCCTTATCCTCGGCATCAAGTGCAGTGATCTCTACCTCTGGATTTGACAAGTCTAACTCTAAACCTCCGACTACTCCACCAGTCAATATTCCTTTAACCGTCATTGGTAAATCAAAGCCATGCCCCATGACAGTCCTTCCAATTTCTGGAACTGTGCCAGCAGTAACACAGACGCCACCCACATCTGGTTTGACACAGAACCCACCGTGTACATCTGTTGTCCATTCTCCTCTCAAGACACCTACGCCACAAACTCTAATCCCTGGTTCTGAGCCTGCATCAAAGAAAAGAAAATTCTCTCCTAATCCCATTATTTTACCGAGCCCTTGTATAAACCAACCATCTGATAGTACAGCAAAACATTATTTTGTAGCAAGCAGTGCACCATTGATTCAGCCATCTTCAGGTAGCCGGCTGTTTCTGAAGCCTTTAATGGTTGACAAAGGTGTGAACACTGATTATTCCACAAATAGAAGAAGTTGTTGCATTGCCACTGACCCAATGTATAGGAGAAGAAATGCGCGTACACAGActaaaatatatacaaaacatCGTAAAATTATGTGTAACTTGTTAGTTTCAAGCAAACAAACCAAGAGCTCAGATTTAACTGTTTCTCCTGTTAGTCCAGAAGACGTAGGATTTAGTGACTGCAGCGCCTCCACGTCAAGTGACGATGACAGTGACCCATGCGATGACGTGGAATCTGTTCATCtggatcttgttaaagttgagatcTTTTCGGACCCTGAAgtggatctatctatctcttcagaTATAAAACTTGAAAACCATGTTAAAAAAGAAACTGAAGACCTTCTATCCCCAACAGATTTTAAAGGTTCTTTCACAGCACCAGGATTGGACAGCAGTAATCTGAAAGTAGAACCCAATGTAAAAACAGAAGTGGATCAAAGTCCAATTTCTACGCCTTCACAAAATATCATTGACTTCGTATCACAGCATCTAAAAATTGAAAAGATTTCGTCCATACCAAATAAACCAGTATCTCCAACCTCATGGGAAACATCGGCCATTCAGACTGATGAGGAACCAGAAGACCCAAGTGACTCCTCGTTCTATGTCAATGAACTGAGTGAGGATGAGGATGAATCATTCTTAGTGCCAAGTGAGGGAGAAGATGAAGATGACGTAAAGCAGGTCTTCCAGGACTTGGATTCACCAGTGGAGAATCCTGTAGAAGAAGAAAAGTATATTGTTTTTGAGTCCTGTCTCAAAAAACTGATAATGATGATCCCGTGTATGTCCAAAAGCAAATGTACGTCGCCACTTACACAATACAGAAAGGAAACCATTGGATCCTATTTGTCAATAGAAGTTCGATGCAGGTCTGGTCATACAAGTTTACTGTGGGAAAGCCAGCCAAGACATGGATATGAACCATTGGGAAATGTTCTGTTATCGGCCGCAGTGCTATGTAGTGGTTCTAGTTTTGTGAAATCCCAACATATGTTTAAATTGCTGAATGTGAAATCCATAGACAAAGCTTCCTATTACAGACATCAATCTATGTACCTGTATCCGGCCATTAGACATCACTGGAGGGAGGAACAAAAGGCCGTCATACGAAGTGTCCAGGAAAGACCACTTTGCTTGGCAGGAGATCGACAATTGGACAATCCTGGATTTTCTGCTAAGTATTCTATATACTCCTTGATGGACGTGGCTAGTAAAAAAATCTGTTCATTATCGGTGGAGCCGGTTACTCCACAAGTGACATTGGAAGGGCTAGAAAAAGTAGGATTTCAGAAGGCAATGGGTGAACTCCAGACTATGAATGCCAAAGTGAAGATGGTCGTCACTGACCGAAGTATTGCTATTCAAGAAATTCTTAAGGACGAGTATCCAGGTATTGCACATAAATTTGATCTGTGGCATTTATCCAAATCAATTGGCAATGAGGTTTTAATGGCAGCCAAACATAAAGACTGTGAAATCCTATATCAGTGGGTGGAGGCCATCAAAAACCATATTTGGTGGAGCTCTTGCACATGTTGTAATAACCCTGATTTATTGATCCAGAAATGGAAATCGGTTATTCAGCATGTCGCCAATGTTCACAGGTGGGACAGTGATAGTGACTGCAAAGCGTGTCATCATCCTCCGCTCCCTAAAGAAGTGGTGAACAATACAAACTGGTTGGAGGAAGGTTCGGCTGCCCATGAAGAACTGAAAAAAATTGTTGAAAACTCCAATCTGCTAAAGGACTTAAAAGAATTGTCTTTCCTATGTCACGCAGGAGAGTTAGAGATCTATCGTACCACTTGCCTTAAGTATCGTCCAAAGTCATTACATTTCTTTGTGGACTCTATGGTAGCACGCACGCAACTGGCAGCCCTGGACCATAACAGAAATGTCCATAGGGTTAAGGAAGTGCTGAAAAATGCTTCAAGTAAAGATGAATTAGGTACTATGACACGGAGTATAGACGTCTCTAAAGGTGAAAAGTCATGGATTATTAAAGCACTGTATGAGCCAACTTGCCAAAATTTTCTTTTTGACATTATGAATGATGTCATAGCCCTTGTCAAAGAAGAGAAAACACTTTCATGA